One segment of Triticum aestivum cultivar Chinese Spring chromosome 2A, IWGSC CS RefSeq v2.1, whole genome shotgun sequence DNA contains the following:
- the LOC123186860 gene encoding protein ACCELERATED CELL DEATH 6-like, whose product MTKKILEWSNKEGNNAIIGHADESESTALHFAASAEGRELEEASSFFTRFLFRRPMHNSTSIRLLLDADQCSACRPDKRGQYPIHIAASMGKLGVVALILDKCPECAGLRDARGRTFLHVAIDMRWEKIVDYATKNDTFASILNMQDNSGDTALHLAVQVGVLRIFRNLLRNRHVSLNLANHKGQTPADLSRSTIPAGLYYKTNARMWILWSLVKANALNGNDRRDHFQEKHILKLDESKESKKMTEAAQMTGIGSVLVATMAFAAAFTIPGGYIASEQKNGGTPTLAGSYAFDAFMYAVAVAFICSMLATFSLMYSGMATVDWKIRNNYFNDSLGWMWNSTRSLLAAFALGVYLVLAPVASTTAVGVCILTSGTLLFRNREVGRILICTYTLHKRLGIFIWVRLATRILPIILQSYFVYIVIFVSPVCFHGILKHFPILGASK is encoded by the exons ATGACAAAGAAGATACTGGAATGGAGCAACAAGGAGGGGAACAATGCGATCATCGGACATGCAGACGAATCTGAGAGTACAGCGCTCCACTTTGCTGCCTCAGCGGAAGGCAGGGAGTTAGAAGAAGCGAGCAGTTTCTTCACTCGATTCCTCTTTCGGCGGCCCATGCACAATTCTACATCGATACGTCTGCTACTGGATGCTGACCAGTGTTCAGCATGCCGGCCAGACAAAAGGGGGCAGTACCCTATACACATTGCCGCGTCGATGGGCAAACTTGGGGTTGTGGCTCTCATTCTTGACAAGTGCCCAGAGTGCGCCGGTCTGCGTGACGCCCGCGGGCGAACGTTTCTCCATGTCGCCATCGACATGAGGTGGGAAAAAATAGTGGACTACGCCACCAAGAACGATACGTTCGCCTCCATCCTGAATATGCAGGACAACAGTGGTGACACGGCGCTGCACTTAGCTGTCCAGGTTGGGGTGCTAAGGATATTCCGTAATCTGTTACGGAATAGGCATGTATCCTTGAATCTGGCAAACCACAAGGGCCAAACACCAGCTGACCTCTCAAGGAGCACTATTCCAGCTGGGCTTTACTACAAGACG AATGCTCGGATGTGGATACTTTGGTCCCTGGTAAAAGCAAATGCTCTCAACGGCAATGACAGGCGCGATCACTTCCAGGAAAAGCACATTCTTAAGCTAGACGAGAGCAAAGAGTCGAAGAAAATGACGGAGGCGGCCCAGATGACTGGTATTGGCTCTGTACTAGTTGCAACCATGGCATTTGCTGCAGCTTTCACCATTCCTGGAGGTTATATAGCCAGTGAGCAAAAAAATGGTGGCACGCCGACACTCGCTGGTTCTTATGCTTTTGACGCATTCATGTATGCTGTCGCGGTAGCATTCATCTGCTCCATGCTTGCCACGTTCAGTCTCATGTACTCAGGTATGGCCACGGTTGACTGGAAGATCAGAAACAATTACTTCAATGACTCCTTAGGCTGGATGTGGAATTCCACCAGAagcttgctggccgccttcgcgcTGGGGGTATACCTCGTCCTGGCGCCCGTAGCTAGTACCACTGCCGTTGGTGTTTGTATTCTCACTTCGGGTACGCTACTCTTCAGAAATAGGGAAGTCGGACGAATCCTTATTTGCACATATACGTTGCACAAGAGACTCGGAATCTTCATATGGGTGAGACTTGCTACCAGGATCCTCCCAATTATACTTCAATCATACTTTGTCTACATTGTTATCTTCGTTTCCCCGGTATGTTTTCATGGGATTCTCAAGCACTTCCCAATCTTGGGTGCATCGAAATAG